The Natronogracilivirga saccharolytica region TCACAGTTCAGCGCCGGAGGTGTCATCCTGAATAACTGATCCCTGATGAGCCGCGGAGCGGATGCTGCCCCCGGCCGGCCGTTGTTTCTTGCCACACCTTCATCGACCGGACACCCGGCCAGCACAAATGAAGGATCCCCGCTGCCTGTACCCAGTATTTCACCTATCCGTGTATCTTTGTCTTGAACCGTCATATTCTCATCTCTTTCCTTAAAAATTGCCCATTGGTAAAAAAGTTAACCCGTTAACATCCAATACCTTGAAAAAGAGTATTAACCGACGGCATCAGTTACGCTGCCGGGTAACGAGGCACGCACCCTCTGACCATACCCGCGCTGCTGCATCCGGACGAAAATGATACAGCCAATGATTTACGGACTCCGTATCCAGTTCCACAAAATCCGCTTTTTTCCCCGGCTCGACAGAACCGGTAACATTATTCACCCCCAGAGCCCGGGCCGCATAAATCGTCGCCCCTTTGAGTACCTCGGCCGGAGACATGTATTGCAATGTACAAGCGAGGTGCATGGCCATCGGCAGGTGGAATGAAGGAGCAGAACCGGGATTGAAATCGGTCGATACCGCCACAGGAACCCCGGCCTCCATCAGTTTGCGTGCCGGAAGCGGCTCTTTTCTCAGGTACCATGTAGCCAGCGGCAGACTTACCGCGACCGTGCCTGCTTCCCGTATGCTTGTGATTCCCCGGTCTGAAACGCATTCGAGATGGTCGGCGGAAACGGCGCCGACTTTTGCGGCAAGCTCTGCTCCCCCGTTGGCCGTAAGCTGATCGGCGTGAACCTTTGGAATCAGTCCTGCTTTTTTTCCTGCCTCCAGAATTACCTCCCCCTCTTCGATGGTAAAAGCCGGCGCATCTACAAAAACATCACAAAATTCAGCCAGGCCAGCTTCGGTTACCGCCGGAATCATTTCCTCTGTTACAAGGCGGACATACTTCCCCCGCTTATCGCGATATTCCGGCGGGATGGCATGGGCGCCTAAAAATGTACTCATCATCCGGATGGGAAAACTGTTTTTCAGACTGCGATACACCCGCAGCTGCTTAAGTTCGTCCTCCAGAGTGAGGCCGTATCCGCTTTTGCATTCGATGGTGGTGACCCCCAGCCTTACCATCTCTTCAAGGAGCCCTGCGCTCTTCCTGATCAAATCCTGCTCGCTTGTATCACGTGTGGCCGATACCGTGCTGAGTATTCCCCCGCCGGCTGCGGCAATCTCTTCGTAGCTTTTCCCAAGTGACCGCAGTTCAAATTCATCAGGGCGCCAGCCTCCGAAGGCCAGGTGGGTATGACAATCGATCAGTCCGGGAATGACAACCCGTCCTTCAGCATCAAATGACTCATCGGGTTCCGGCAGATCACGATTTCCGGGCAGCTCCCCCTCCGACCCTGCCCATAAAATGACATCTCCCTTCCACAGCAGGGCGGCATTCCGCCGCGGTTTTACGTACTCCTGCCCGCCGTCGTCCGGGCAGATAAAAAGCGTACCTATGTTTTTTAACAGCCGGACCGCCTCGGGGTCAGCCCGGTCTTCCGGCCAGATGATTTCATTGGTGTGTCTGGACTGCAGATACTGATTTCTGGCACTCATATACGATGGTTTTTTTACCTTGCCTGTTTTGCCTGTTTCCTTTCCCTGTTTATTTCAGTTTGCCGGATGCCGATTCGGCGTGCTCCCGGAGCTTCTTCTCTTTCAAAAGCACCTTTCCCCGGTCGATTTCTTCCCGCATGTAGCGGTCCTCCTCGAGGTGGGGAATCTGTGACCGAAGATAGTCGTGGGCTGCCAGCACGCCCCTGCCCGGCTTCAGCGGCTTCCGGAAATCAAGCGCCTGTGCGGCGGTCATGAGTTCGATGGCCAGTATCGTTTCCACATGCTCAAATACCTGAAGCAATTTCAATCCGGATATGCTGCCCATGCTGACATGGTCCTCCTGTCCCAGGCTTGTGGGTATCGAATCTACCGATGCCGGATGGGAGAGAATTTTGTTTTC contains the following coding sequences:
- the hutI gene encoding imidazolonepropionase, translating into MSARNQYLQSRHTNEIIWPEDRADPEAVRLLKNIGTLFICPDDGGQEYVKPRRNAALLWKGDVILWAGSEGELPGNRDLPEPDESFDAEGRVVIPGLIDCHTHLAFGGWRPDEFELRSLGKSYEEIAAAGGGILSTVSATRDTSEQDLIRKSAGLLEEMVRLGVTTIECKSGYGLTLEDELKQLRVYRSLKNSFPIRMMSTFLGAHAIPPEYRDKRGKYVRLVTEEMIPAVTEAGLAEFCDVFVDAPAFTIEEGEVILEAGKKAGLIPKVHADQLTANGGAELAAKVGAVSADHLECVSDRGITSIREAGTVAVSLPLATWYLRKEPLPARKLMEAGVPVAVSTDFNPGSAPSFHLPMAMHLACTLQYMSPAEVLKGATIYAARALGVNNVTGSVEPGKKADFVELDTESVNHWLYHFRPDAAARVWSEGACLVTRQRN